The following proteins are co-located in the Castanea sativa cultivar Marrone di Chiusa Pesio chromosome 8, ASM4071231v1 genome:
- the LOC142606490 gene encoding uncharacterized protein LOC142606490: MVRDLLKDGGNERDIELGAQQGLLEKWATICWGIWKSRNEFQHGGKRRPGLVIARSSLKLLEDLQLANKKLSRVRLDNQNIAVWKPPLLGYFEVNVDGALFSKSKQFGIGVIVLNGEGNVVAALCRKLDLPLSALETEAKALEIGVQFAEEVGLRNVVFEGDSQLIINAV; the protein is encoded by the exons ATGGTTAGGGACCTGTTGAAAGATGGAGGAAATGAGCGGGACATAGAGCTAGGG GCACAGCAGGGGCTGTTGGAGAAGTGGGCCACGATTTGCTGGGGCATTTGGAAGAGCAGGAATGAGTTTCAGCATGGAGGAAAGAGGCGACCTGGTCTTGTAATAGCGAGAAGTTCTTTGAAATTATTGGAGGATTTACAATTAGCCAATAAGAAGCTGAGTCGGGTTAGATTAGACAACCAGAACATAGCAGTTTGGAAGCCACCACTGTTGGGATATTTCGAGGTCAATGTAGATGGTGCACTATTCTCAAAATCAAAACAGTTTGGCATTGGAGTGATTGTACTCAACGGGGAAGGTAATGTGGTAGCTGCCTTGTGTAGGAAGCTGGACTTACCTCTCAGTGCGTTAGAGACTGAGGCGAAGGCCTTAGAGATTGGTGTTCAATTTGCCGAGGAGGTGGGGCTTAGGAATGTAGTGTTTGAAGGAGACTCGCAGCTGATAATCAATGCAGTTTAA